Below is a genomic region from Deltaproteobacteria bacterium.
CTAGTCGCTACCCGTTTAGGCGTTCCGCCACAAGTCTCGGCCGCCTTTGATGCCGGTGCTCGTGATTTACTTGATATAAAAGAGTGCGACCCTGCACAAATTGGTGCCGCAATTGATCGAGCCCTTGCTCGGCATAAACAAACTCGCAAAGAGCGCGACCTGCTAATAAAGCTTCATACCCTAAATGAAGATTTTTTAAAAGCCATGGTGGTTCTTGATAAACGTAATAATGAACTCGAACAAATAGTTCAAGGCAGCAGCATTGATGATAGGCCCATTCATGTTCTGGTTATTGATGATGAAGGAACAATAGCTTCTTTGATCGAATATGTGCTTACTAATCATGGCTATAAAGTCACTGTTGCTCTTGATGGAGAAACCGGGTTAAAACATTTTCAAAAAAATCAATTTCCTATTGTTATTACCGATAAGAATTTACCCGGTATCGACGGCGTTGCTGTGATGCGTGAAATAAAAAGAGTACATCCAGAAACTGATGTAATTCTTATCACCGGTTATGGTTCAAAAGAATCTGCAATAGCCGCATTAAATATTGGTGCCACTGCCTATATCGAAAAACCCTTTAATGATATTCATGATATCCGCCGTAAGGTCGACGAAGTTGCTGCTGCACAAAAGATGCGCAATAAAAAACGTGATTTATTGCGTACAGTTAAACAACGTAACCGCGACTTTCTCAAACAATATCGCGATATCCGTCAAGAACTACAATCGTGGCTTAATAGTCGTTAAGAAAATTTATTTGTTCCAAATATTTGTCCACCCAAGCGTGCGACAAGTGAAGCGATCTGCGTGAGTTGCTTCAATACGACCTAAAACCGGCGCGGCAGCCATCACCTCGCAAATTACTATCTCAGGAGCATTAATCAGTAATACTCCATTTCCATTCAAACGATTCTTTTGCAATTCGAGTGGGGTAGTTATTAACTCGAGAGCAATGCTGGGCACTCCGCTTGCACCAAGTTTTTGTAACATAGCGTTGGGACGAGTATAACTTTTAACCGGATACCATAAAAGAATATGGGTTTGGGGTCGAAGGCGATAAATATCTATTAAAGTTTGCGGTATAGTAAGCCACTCTTCTTTGCTAGCATA
It encodes:
- a CDS encoding response regulator, translated to MTCVVWLGPLDDARRLESVLAQLQISLASATDVETTLKLAVRRSAAAIIVAVDWGILAETVVQLTTANPEIQILVATRLGVPPQVSAAFDAGARDLLDIKECDPAQIGAAIDRALARHKQTRKERDLLIKLHTLNEDFLKAMVVLDKRNNELEQIVQGSSIDDRPIHVLVIDDEGTIASLIEYVLTNHGYKVTVALDGETGLKHFQKNQFPIVITDKNLPGIDGVAVMREIKRVHPETDVILITGYGSKESAIAALNIGATAYIEKPFNDIHDIRRKVDEVAAAQKMRNKKRDLLRTVKQRNRDFLKQYRDIRQELQSWLNSR
- the rlmJ gene encoding 23S rRNA (adenine(2030)-N(6))-methyltransferase RlmJ, which encodes MDREGIGKLWANPPHVTCIAIQRYLALEPAPINKRRRYYGSPIIELAFLRSVDRLLLSELDQDTSAKLQANVAHDTRALVKQGDGIAALPTKLQECDDDAAVLVVIDPSYASKEEWLTIPQTLIDIYRLRPQTHILLWYPVKSYTRPNAMLQKLGASGVPSIALELITTPLELQKNRLNGNGVLLINAPEIVICEVMAAAPVLGRIEATHADRFTCRTLGWTNIWNK